A genomic segment from Coccinella septempunctata chromosome 3, icCocSept1.1, whole genome shotgun sequence encodes:
- the LOC123309302 gene encoding uncharacterized protein LOC123309302 isoform X3 produces the protein MTINRVQKLLFSEYCDFEDMVLIESPFAQTTKEGQGLRQVYLGLTPSKLVLATDVIPPVEKSCTHFNPGIDPDIETFELIAIYPVECVNLTVFSKQKRQALKAHFCNNSVLYFELGGFEKREMFWNLWQERIRFLSPDIDNGSSKSQTSVASSSTTSTLYLVDSREIVKANGLKQVWCKFGTGNSQSNLPQKWSDRFLYMGKHFEDRSLAYVPRVKKPTLREFVHQAKLTRNKTSPCNSDIVPNSSISQISHSINRFGNGIKDNCSNTLIMPIGFDENQFTKRTFSFQELIVMAERCIEQWESYPSMPKIVHKRRYGLCPHPHFLHGLGPWKVPPGCKYSVQVKRAVSTVTIKRQPTETELRLPISRRQLLTTISYDDFNTDRLIDRWGTNSLPVILFWTPCYWYRPRTAKNSYDELQDHLSSIKEWRESKHSRRKALKKFFRKKKIKVESETNSDMDIDSLNTGRIREKEFRSKNKYSLIKKIGLCWWFSFLDSLKNRRETPLQRLKKSLKMTVILSAWDFDSTTLAQQLTLIDKELMVRVTGIELGTIIWQQSSKNTPNISAIIAFAHRISCLVTTEILREESEKIRARLIARFINVAEKCHRMSNYQSCKTVLCGLQSLAVFRLRVTWAYVRKKHASSYEVFEYLCRLYRDIRLSAYQKSFHEAAQEPPYLPQIADILGKLLDRIPEYKLQPMGTKGITSNTDLSVFEPLYPLEPLKPNDDGDGGISRSLRIPFTFKTLHSYFKPLAFYEDNKIRRLQETTKFLYNCQLAVSSYSFNRNELAKNYLLKARYKEDKENFYISLNIEPPIFYDKFPNKNY, from the exons ATGACTATTAACCGTGTCCAAAAGCTCTTGTTCTCTGAGTATTGCGATTTTGAAGATATGGTATTGATTGAAAGTCCCTTCGCGCAAACCACTAAGGAAGGACAAGGTTTAAGACAAGTGTATCTAG GTCTAACCCCATCGAAACTGGTGCTGGCAACTGACGTTATACCCCCAGTCGAAAAATCCTGCACTCATTTCAACCCTGGCATCGATCCAGATATTGAAACGTTCGAACTTATTGCCATCTACCCGGTGGAATGCGTTAATTTAACTGTTTTTTCAAAACAGAAGAGGCAAGCCTTGAAAGCCCATTTTTGTAACAATAGTGTACTTTATTTCGAATTAGGAGGTTTCGAAAAACGAGAG ATGTTCTGGAATCTTTGGCAAGAACGCATAAGATTTCTCAGTCCCGACATTGACAACGGCTCCTCAAAGTCCCAGACCTCAGTCGCATCATCTTCTACCACCAGCACCCTGTATCTGGTAGACAGCAGAGAGATAGTTAAGGCGAACGGCCTGAAGCAAGTGTGGTGCAAATTCGGAACTGGTAATAGCCAATCG AATCTGCCTCAAAAATGGTCGGACCGGTTTCTATATATGGGAAAACATTTTGAGGATCGATCTCTGGCCTATGTTCCTCGCGTTAAAAAGCCAACGCTCAGGGAGTTTGTCCACCAAGCGAAACTGACAAG GAATAAAACATCTCCATGCAACAGCGACATTGTCCCAAATTCTTCCATCTCCCAGATAAGTCATTCAATTAACAGATTCGGAAATGGAATAAAGGATAACTGCAGTAATACCCTGATAATGCCTATTGGTTTCGATGAGAACCAATTCACGAAG CGGACTTTTTCATTTCAAGAGTTGATAGTTATGGCGGAAAGATGTATTGAACAATGGGAATCGTATCCATCAATGCCGAAGATAGTCCATAAAAGAAGGTATGGATTGTGTCCTCATCCTCATTTTCTTCATGGCTTAGGACCTTGGAAAGTACCACCAGGCTGTAAATATTCGGTTCAG GTCAAACGGGCCGTGTCCACAGTGACGATAAAGAGGCAGCCTACAGAAACAGAGCTGAGACTTCCGATTTCAAGAAGGCAGCTATTGACAACCATTTCATACGACGACTTCAATACCGATCGTTTGATAGACAGATG GGGGACTAACAGTTTGCCAGTAATATTATTCTGGACACCTTGTTACTGGTACAGACCGAGAACCGCGAAAAACTCATATGATGAGTTACAGGATCATCTATCCAGCATAAAAGAATGGCGCGAAAGTAAACATAGTAGAA GGAAGGCATTGAAGAAGTTCTTCCGCAAGAAAAAGATAAAAGTAGAAAGCGAAACAAACTCTGACATGGATATAGATTCCCTTAACACTGGCAGAATAAGAGAAAAGGAATTCCGCTCCAAAAACAAATATAGCTTGATCAAGAAGATAG GTCTGTGCTGGTGGTTTTCGTTTTTAGATTCTCTGAAGAATAGGCGAGAGACACCCCTACAGAGGCTGAAAAAATCACTCAAGATGACCGTCATACTTTCCGCTTGGGACTTCGATTCCACCACCTTGGCTCAACAGTTGACACTCATCGATAAGGAGCTCATGGTTAGGGTGACTGGAATTGAGTTAGGAACTATAATTTGGCAGCAGTCTTCGAAGAATACCCCTAATATATCAGCAATTATTGCGTTTGCGCACAGGATCAGCTGCTTAGTGACCACTGAAATTCTCCGAGAAGAATCAGAAaag ATCAGAGCACGTCTGATAGCAAGATTCATCAACGTAGCCGAGAAGTGTCATCGCATGTCAAACTATCAATCTTGTAAAACAGTGTTGTGTGGATTACAGAGTTTGGCTGTTTTCAGACTGAGAGTTACTTGGGCCTACGTCAGGAAAAAACACGCATCATCTTATGA agtaTTCGAGTACCTTTGTAGATTATACAGGGATATCAGACTTTCTGCATATCAAAAATCTTTCCATGAAGCGGCTCAAGAACCACCTTACTTACCACAAATTGCAGACATCCTGGGAAAGTTACTTGATCGTATTCCAGAATATAAGTTACAACCAATGGGAACCAAAGGCATCACCAGTAATA CAGATCTGAGCGTATTCGAACCACTGTATCCTCTGGAACCG TTAAAGCCGAATGACGATGGTGATGGAGGAATCTCCAGAAGTTTGAGAATACCTTTCACATTCAAGACACTTCACAGCTACTTCAAGCCTCTAGCATTCTATGAAGACAATAAAATCAGACGCCTGCAAGAGACAACCAAGTTTCTTTACAATTGTCAACTTGCAGTCTCTAGTTACTCGTTCAATAGAAATGAGCTGGCCAAGAATTACCTACTGAAAGCAAGATATAAGGAAGATAaggaaaatttttatatttctctGAATATTGAACCTCCAATATTTTATGATAAGTTTCCAAATAAAAATTACTAA
- the LOC123309302 gene encoding uncharacterized protein LOC123309302 isoform X1, with product MTINRVQKLLFSEYCDFEDMVLIESPFAQTTKEGQGLRQVYLGLTPSKLVLATDVIPPVEKSCTHFNPGIDPDIETFELIAIYPVECVNLTVFSKQKRQALKAHFCNNSVLYFELGGFEKREMFWNLWQERIRFLSPDIDNGSSKSQTSVASSSTTSTLYLVDSREIVKANGLKQVWCKFGTGNSQSNLPQKWSDRFLYMGKHFEDRSLAYVPRVKKPTLREFVHQAKLTRNKTSPCNSDIVPNSSISQISHSINRFGNGIKDNCSNTLIMPIGFDENQFTKRTFSFQELIVMAERCIEQWESYPSMPKIVHKRRYGLCPHPHFLHGLGPWKVPPGCKYSVQVKRAVSTVTIKRQPTETELRLPISRRQLLTTISYDDFNTDRLIDRWGTNSLPVILFWTPCYWYRPRTAKNSYDELQDHLSSIKEWRESKHSRRKALKKFFRKKKIKVESETNSDMDIDSLNTGRIREKEFRSKNKYSLIKKIGLCWWFSFLDSLKNRRETPLQRLKKSLKMTVILSAWDFDSTTLAQQLTLIDKELMVRVTGIELGTIIWQQSSKNTPNISAIIAFAHRISCLVTTEILREESEKIRARLIARFINVAEKCHRMSNYQSCKTVLCGLQSLAVFRLRVTWAYVRKKHASSYEVFEYLCRLYRDIRLSAYQKSFHEAAQEPPYLPQIADILGKLLDRIPEYKLQPMGTKGITSNTDLSVFEPLYPLEPVSENNNSTFMNFFMSMKNMIQLKPNDDGDGGISRSLRIPFTFKTLHSYFKPLAFYEDNKIRRLQETTKFLYNCQLAVSSYSFNRNELAKNYLLKARYKEDKENFYISLNIEPPIFYDKFPNKNY from the exons ATGACTATTAACCGTGTCCAAAAGCTCTTGTTCTCTGAGTATTGCGATTTTGAAGATATGGTATTGATTGAAAGTCCCTTCGCGCAAACCACTAAGGAAGGACAAGGTTTAAGACAAGTGTATCTAG GTCTAACCCCATCGAAACTGGTGCTGGCAACTGACGTTATACCCCCAGTCGAAAAATCCTGCACTCATTTCAACCCTGGCATCGATCCAGATATTGAAACGTTCGAACTTATTGCCATCTACCCGGTGGAATGCGTTAATTTAACTGTTTTTTCAAAACAGAAGAGGCAAGCCTTGAAAGCCCATTTTTGTAACAATAGTGTACTTTATTTCGAATTAGGAGGTTTCGAAAAACGAGAG ATGTTCTGGAATCTTTGGCAAGAACGCATAAGATTTCTCAGTCCCGACATTGACAACGGCTCCTCAAAGTCCCAGACCTCAGTCGCATCATCTTCTACCACCAGCACCCTGTATCTGGTAGACAGCAGAGAGATAGTTAAGGCGAACGGCCTGAAGCAAGTGTGGTGCAAATTCGGAACTGGTAATAGCCAATCG AATCTGCCTCAAAAATGGTCGGACCGGTTTCTATATATGGGAAAACATTTTGAGGATCGATCTCTGGCCTATGTTCCTCGCGTTAAAAAGCCAACGCTCAGGGAGTTTGTCCACCAAGCGAAACTGACAAG GAATAAAACATCTCCATGCAACAGCGACATTGTCCCAAATTCTTCCATCTCCCAGATAAGTCATTCAATTAACAGATTCGGAAATGGAATAAAGGATAACTGCAGTAATACCCTGATAATGCCTATTGGTTTCGATGAGAACCAATTCACGAAG CGGACTTTTTCATTTCAAGAGTTGATAGTTATGGCGGAAAGATGTATTGAACAATGGGAATCGTATCCATCAATGCCGAAGATAGTCCATAAAAGAAGGTATGGATTGTGTCCTCATCCTCATTTTCTTCATGGCTTAGGACCTTGGAAAGTACCACCAGGCTGTAAATATTCGGTTCAG GTCAAACGGGCCGTGTCCACAGTGACGATAAAGAGGCAGCCTACAGAAACAGAGCTGAGACTTCCGATTTCAAGAAGGCAGCTATTGACAACCATTTCATACGACGACTTCAATACCGATCGTTTGATAGACAGATG GGGGACTAACAGTTTGCCAGTAATATTATTCTGGACACCTTGTTACTGGTACAGACCGAGAACCGCGAAAAACTCATATGATGAGTTACAGGATCATCTATCCAGCATAAAAGAATGGCGCGAAAGTAAACATAGTAGAA GGAAGGCATTGAAGAAGTTCTTCCGCAAGAAAAAGATAAAAGTAGAAAGCGAAACAAACTCTGACATGGATATAGATTCCCTTAACACTGGCAGAATAAGAGAAAAGGAATTCCGCTCCAAAAACAAATATAGCTTGATCAAGAAGATAG GTCTGTGCTGGTGGTTTTCGTTTTTAGATTCTCTGAAGAATAGGCGAGAGACACCCCTACAGAGGCTGAAAAAATCACTCAAGATGACCGTCATACTTTCCGCTTGGGACTTCGATTCCACCACCTTGGCTCAACAGTTGACACTCATCGATAAGGAGCTCATGGTTAGGGTGACTGGAATTGAGTTAGGAACTATAATTTGGCAGCAGTCTTCGAAGAATACCCCTAATATATCAGCAATTATTGCGTTTGCGCACAGGATCAGCTGCTTAGTGACCACTGAAATTCTCCGAGAAGAATCAGAAaag ATCAGAGCACGTCTGATAGCAAGATTCATCAACGTAGCCGAGAAGTGTCATCGCATGTCAAACTATCAATCTTGTAAAACAGTGTTGTGTGGATTACAGAGTTTGGCTGTTTTCAGACTGAGAGTTACTTGGGCCTACGTCAGGAAAAAACACGCATCATCTTATGA agtaTTCGAGTACCTTTGTAGATTATACAGGGATATCAGACTTTCTGCATATCAAAAATCTTTCCATGAAGCGGCTCAAGAACCACCTTACTTACCACAAATTGCAGACATCCTGGGAAAGTTACTTGATCGTATTCCAGAATATAAGTTACAACCAATGGGAACCAAAGGCATCACCAGTAATA CAGATCTGAGCGTATTCGAACCACTGTATCCTCTGGAACCGGTAAGCGAAAACAATAATTCTACGTTTATGAACTTCTTCATGTCCATGAAAAATATGATTCAGTTAAAGCCGAATGACGATGGTGATGGAGGAATCTCCAGAAGTTTGAGAATACCTTTCACATTCAAGACACTTCACAGCTACTTCAAGCCTCTAGCATTCTATGAAGACAATAAAATCAGACGCCTGCAAGAGACAACCAAGTTTCTTTACAATTGTCAACTTGCAGTCTCTAGTTACTCGTTCAATAGAAATGAGCTGGCCAAGAATTACCTACTGAAAGCAAGATATAAGGAAGATAaggaaaatttttatatttctctGAATATTGAACCTCCAATATTTTATGATAAGTTTCCAAATAAAAATTACTAA
- the LOC123309302 gene encoding uncharacterized protein LOC123309302 isoform X2, whose protein sequence is MTINRVQKLLFSEYCDFEDMVLIESPFAQTTKEGQGLRQVYLGLTPSKLVLATDVIPPVEKSCTHFNPGIDPDIETFELIAIYPVECVNLTVFSKQKRQALKAHFCNNSVLYFELGGFEKREMFWNLWQERIRFLSPDIDNGSSKSQTSVASSSTTSTLYLVDSREIVKANGLKQVWCKFGTGNSQSNLPQKWSDRFLYMGKHFEDRSLAYVPRVKKPTLREFVHQAKLTRNKTSPCNSDIVPNSSISQISHSINRFGNGIKDNCSNTLIMPIGFDENQFTKRTFSFQELIVMAERCIEQWESYPSMPKIVHKRRYGLCPHPHFLHGLGPWKVPPGCKYSVQVKRAVSTVTIKRQPTETELRLPISRRQLLTTISYDDFNTDRLIDRWGTNSLPVILFWTPCYWYRPRTAKNSYDELQDHLSSIKEWRESKHSRRKALKKFFRKKKIKVESETNSDMDIDSLNTGRIREKEFRSKNKYSLIKKIDSLKNRRETPLQRLKKSLKMTVILSAWDFDSTTLAQQLTLIDKELMVRVTGIELGTIIWQQSSKNTPNISAIIAFAHRISCLVTTEILREESEKIRARLIARFINVAEKCHRMSNYQSCKTVLCGLQSLAVFRLRVTWAYVRKKHASSYEVFEYLCRLYRDIRLSAYQKSFHEAAQEPPYLPQIADILGKLLDRIPEYKLQPMGTKGITSNTDLSVFEPLYPLEPVSENNNSTFMNFFMSMKNMIQLKPNDDGDGGISRSLRIPFTFKTLHSYFKPLAFYEDNKIRRLQETTKFLYNCQLAVSSYSFNRNELAKNYLLKARYKEDKENFYISLNIEPPIFYDKFPNKNY, encoded by the exons ATGACTATTAACCGTGTCCAAAAGCTCTTGTTCTCTGAGTATTGCGATTTTGAAGATATGGTATTGATTGAAAGTCCCTTCGCGCAAACCACTAAGGAAGGACAAGGTTTAAGACAAGTGTATCTAG GTCTAACCCCATCGAAACTGGTGCTGGCAACTGACGTTATACCCCCAGTCGAAAAATCCTGCACTCATTTCAACCCTGGCATCGATCCAGATATTGAAACGTTCGAACTTATTGCCATCTACCCGGTGGAATGCGTTAATTTAACTGTTTTTTCAAAACAGAAGAGGCAAGCCTTGAAAGCCCATTTTTGTAACAATAGTGTACTTTATTTCGAATTAGGAGGTTTCGAAAAACGAGAG ATGTTCTGGAATCTTTGGCAAGAACGCATAAGATTTCTCAGTCCCGACATTGACAACGGCTCCTCAAAGTCCCAGACCTCAGTCGCATCATCTTCTACCACCAGCACCCTGTATCTGGTAGACAGCAGAGAGATAGTTAAGGCGAACGGCCTGAAGCAAGTGTGGTGCAAATTCGGAACTGGTAATAGCCAATCG AATCTGCCTCAAAAATGGTCGGACCGGTTTCTATATATGGGAAAACATTTTGAGGATCGATCTCTGGCCTATGTTCCTCGCGTTAAAAAGCCAACGCTCAGGGAGTTTGTCCACCAAGCGAAACTGACAAG GAATAAAACATCTCCATGCAACAGCGACATTGTCCCAAATTCTTCCATCTCCCAGATAAGTCATTCAATTAACAGATTCGGAAATGGAATAAAGGATAACTGCAGTAATACCCTGATAATGCCTATTGGTTTCGATGAGAACCAATTCACGAAG CGGACTTTTTCATTTCAAGAGTTGATAGTTATGGCGGAAAGATGTATTGAACAATGGGAATCGTATCCATCAATGCCGAAGATAGTCCATAAAAGAAGGTATGGATTGTGTCCTCATCCTCATTTTCTTCATGGCTTAGGACCTTGGAAAGTACCACCAGGCTGTAAATATTCGGTTCAG GTCAAACGGGCCGTGTCCACAGTGACGATAAAGAGGCAGCCTACAGAAACAGAGCTGAGACTTCCGATTTCAAGAAGGCAGCTATTGACAACCATTTCATACGACGACTTCAATACCGATCGTTTGATAGACAGATG GGGGACTAACAGTTTGCCAGTAATATTATTCTGGACACCTTGTTACTGGTACAGACCGAGAACCGCGAAAAACTCATATGATGAGTTACAGGATCATCTATCCAGCATAAAAGAATGGCGCGAAAGTAAACATAGTAGAA GGAAGGCATTGAAGAAGTTCTTCCGCAAGAAAAAGATAAAAGTAGAAAGCGAAACAAACTCTGACATGGATATAGATTCCCTTAACACTGGCAGAATAAGAGAAAAGGAATTCCGCTCCAAAAACAAATATAGCTTGATCAAGAAGATAG ATTCTCTGAAGAATAGGCGAGAGACACCCCTACAGAGGCTGAAAAAATCACTCAAGATGACCGTCATACTTTCCGCTTGGGACTTCGATTCCACCACCTTGGCTCAACAGTTGACACTCATCGATAAGGAGCTCATGGTTAGGGTGACTGGAATTGAGTTAGGAACTATAATTTGGCAGCAGTCTTCGAAGAATACCCCTAATATATCAGCAATTATTGCGTTTGCGCACAGGATCAGCTGCTTAGTGACCACTGAAATTCTCCGAGAAGAATCAGAAaag ATCAGAGCACGTCTGATAGCAAGATTCATCAACGTAGCCGAGAAGTGTCATCGCATGTCAAACTATCAATCTTGTAAAACAGTGTTGTGTGGATTACAGAGTTTGGCTGTTTTCAGACTGAGAGTTACTTGGGCCTACGTCAGGAAAAAACACGCATCATCTTATGA agtaTTCGAGTACCTTTGTAGATTATACAGGGATATCAGACTTTCTGCATATCAAAAATCTTTCCATGAAGCGGCTCAAGAACCACCTTACTTACCACAAATTGCAGACATCCTGGGAAAGTTACTTGATCGTATTCCAGAATATAAGTTACAACCAATGGGAACCAAAGGCATCACCAGTAATA CAGATCTGAGCGTATTCGAACCACTGTATCCTCTGGAACCGGTAAGCGAAAACAATAATTCTACGTTTATGAACTTCTTCATGTCCATGAAAAATATGATTCAGTTAAAGCCGAATGACGATGGTGATGGAGGAATCTCCAGAAGTTTGAGAATACCTTTCACATTCAAGACACTTCACAGCTACTTCAAGCCTCTAGCATTCTATGAAGACAATAAAATCAGACGCCTGCAAGAGACAACCAAGTTTCTTTACAATTGTCAACTTGCAGTCTCTAGTTACTCGTTCAATAGAAATGAGCTGGCCAAGAATTACCTACTGAAAGCAAGATATAAGGAAGATAaggaaaatttttatatttctctGAATATTGAACCTCCAATATTTTATGATAAGTTTCCAAATAAAAATTACTAA